The following coding sequences are from one Arachis hypogaea cultivar Tifrunner chromosome 7, arahy.Tifrunner.gnm2.J5K5, whole genome shotgun sequence window:
- the LOC112701891 gene encoding pentatricopeptide repeat-containing protein At4g39952, mitochondrial has product MRFLSKKLLLAQRNRNYFISIISSHYSTLASHTLISLSNRITTLHSLLQFHAIAITTGNSTNPFIASKLISLYHNPSSSSAIFLSLPPSSADTFLWNSIIKSHFSRAHYAHALQFYSLMRCSGVLPDHFTVPMVASSYAHLMMVQDGASLHGLVSKCGLFGCHSAVGSSFVSLYSRCGLMRDACLVFDEMLVRDVVAWTALVVGFVHNGESEKGLRCLREMMLHGVDSERPNSRTLEGGLLACGDLGALSEGRCLHGFVVKTGIGCEQVVQSSLLSMYCRCGVLQEAYQSFSEVINKDLVSWTLIIGVYARFGMVNECVRLFWKMLENQVDPDGIVLGCILSAFGYSVNEYEAKAFHGFIIRRHYIHDDVVHNSLLFMYCKLGMLTLAERLFNNCQHSPECWNYMVNGYGRIGNNTKCVELFRDMHYLGIDSESTSIVSAIGSCAELGQTNLGRSIHCNAVKGFMDANVLVANSLIQMYGKCGKMTYAWKVFKRLDKDVISWNTMISAHIHVKDYKEATKLFNKMINEGHKPNTATFAIVLSACSHIASLEEGERVHRYINERGFELNLPLGTALVDMYAKCGKLEKSRQVFDSMNEKDIVCWNAMISGYGMNGYAESALDIFKHMEKSNVKPNGVTFLGLLSACAHAGLVEEGKHLFAKMPCYSVEPNLKHHTCMIDILGRSGNLQEAEALVLSMPIHPDGGVWGALLSACKTYNQVEMGIRVAMYAIESEPENDGYYMMMANMYSSIGRWEEAENVRRTMKERCSLGKKAGWSVL; this is encoded by the coding sequence ATGCGCTTTCTCTCCAAAAAACTGTTGCTTGCTCAAAGAAACAGAAACTACTTCATCAGCATCATCAGCTCTCATTATTCCACTCTCGCTTCACACACTCTCATCTCACTCTCTAACCGCATCACCACTCTCCATTCTCTTCTCCAATTCCACGCCATTGCCATCACCACCGGCAACTCCACCAACCCCTTCATCGCTTCCAAGCTCATCTCTCTCTATCACAACCCTTCTTCCTCCTCCGCCATCTTCCTCTCCCTTCCTCCTTCCTCCGCCGACACCTTCCTCTGGAACTCCATCATCAAGTCTCATTTTTCACGTGCCCATTATGCCCATGCGCTTCAATTTTACTCCCTTATGCGGTGTTCTGGTGTTCTGCCCGATCATTTCACTGTCCCCATGGTTGCTTCTTCATATGCCCATTTGATGATGGTTCAAGATGGGGCGAGCCTTCATGGGTTGGTATCAAAATGTGGACTTTTTGGTTGTCATTCAGCTGTGGGGTCTTCGTTTGTGTCCTTGTATTCGAGGTGTGGACTAATGAGGGATGCATGcttggtgtttgatgaaatgcttgtgaGAGATGTTGTTGCTTGGACTGCGCTTGTGGTTGGGTTCGTGCACAACGGGGAGAGTGAGAAGGGTTTGAGGTGTCTTCGTGAGATGATGCTTCATGGGGTCGATAGTGAGAGGCCTAACTCTAGGACATTGGAGGGTGGGTTACTTGCTTGTGGGGATCTTGGTGCTTTGTCTGAAGGAAGGTGTTTGCATGGTTTTGTGGTGAAAACCGGGATTGGATGTGAACAAGTTGTGCAGTCATCGCTTTTGTCTATGTATTGCAGGTGTGGGGTCCTGCAGGAAGCTTATCAGTCATTCTCTGAAGTGATAAACAAAGATCTGGTGTCTTGGACATTAATCATTGGAGTTTATGCAAGGTTTGGGATGGTGAATGAATGTGTAAGGTTGTTTTGGAAAATGCTAGAGAATCAAGTAGATCCTGATGGAATTGTTTTAGGTTGCATTCTTTCAGCCTTTGGTTATTCGGTGAACGAATATGAAGCGAAAGCCTTTCATGGATTTATCATACGGAGACATTATATACATGATGATGTGGTTCATAATTCGTTGCTGTTTATGTATTGCAAGCTAGGGATGTTAACTTTGGCAGAGAGGCTGTTCAACAATTGCCAACATAGCCCAGAGTGCTGGAATTATATGGTTAATGGCTATGGTAGAATTGGCAACAACACAAAGTGTGTTGAACTCTTTAGGGATATGCACTATTTAGGTATTGATTCTGAATCAACCAGCATAGTTTCAGCAATTGGTTCCTGTGCCGAATTAGGACAAACCAATTTAGGAAGGTCGATTCATTGCAATGCTGTAAAAGGTTTTATGGATGCCAATGTATTGGTTGCTAATTCACTCATACAGATGTATGGAAAATGTGGTAAGATGACCTACGCTTGGAAAGTATTTAAAAGGTTGGATAAGGATGTTATCTCTTGGAACACTATGATATCAGCTCATATTCATGTCAAGGATTATAAAGAGGCTACAAAGTTATTTAACAAGATGATTAACGAAGGCCATAAGCCCAATACAGCAACTTTTGCAATAGTGCTTTCAGCTTGTTCTCACATTGCATCTTTGGAGGAAGGAGAAAGAGTTCACCGCTACATAAACGAAAGAGGTTTCGAGCTCAATTTACCTCTTGGCACAGCTTTGGTTGATATGTATGCTAAGTGTGGGAAGCTAGAAAAATCAAGGCAGGTATTTGACTCGATGAATGAAAAGGACATAGTTTGTTGGAATGCGATGATTTCGGGCTATGGAATGAATGGATATGCAGAATCTGCTCTGGATATATTCAAGCATATGGAGAAATCAAATGTTAAGCCAAATGGAGTTACCTTCCTTGGTCTTCTCTCTGCATGTGCCCATGCCGGGCTTGTCGAAGAAGGGAAACATTTATTTGCTAAGATGCCATGTTACTCTGTGGAACCAAATTTGAAGCACCACACTTGTATGATAGATATTTTAGGAAGGTCGGGTAATCTGCAAGAAGCGGAAGCTCTGGTCCTGTCCATGCCCATTCATCCAGATGGGGGTGTGTGGGGAGCTTTGTTAAGTGCTTGTAAAACTTACAATCAAGTTGAGATGGGAATAAGGGTTGCCATGTATGCTATTGAATCTGAACCAGAAAATGATGGATATTATATGATGATGGCCAATATGTATAGCTCAATTGGGAGGTGGGAAGAAGCAGAAAATGTGAGAAGGACAATGAAAGAGAGGTGTTCACTGGGAAAGAAAGCTGGTTGGAGTGTGCTGTAA